One region of Deferrivibrio essentukiensis genomic DNA includes:
- a CDS encoding methylated-DNA--[protein]-cysteine S-methyltransferase, whose protein sequence is MFLKLNFNEQHLLESINFVEKCEVKKTDIRHENHEYIIKILDNYFGVKKYGLNFDLLETSGLSKFYIDVYKTLLEVPIGTMITYKELAINSGHSGAYRAVGSAMARNRWPILIPCHRVKAVNSIGGYSSGVELKKKLIETEEKFVQKLY, encoded by the coding sequence GTGTTCTTAAAATTAAATTTTAACGAACAACATCTTCTTGAAAGCATAAATTTTGTTGAAAAATGCGAAGTTAAGAAGACAGATATCCGTCATGAAAATCATGAATATATTATAAAAATTCTTGATAATTATTTTGGCGTAAAAAAATATGGGTTAAATTTTGATTTACTTGAGACAAGTGGGTTAAGCAAATTCTATATTGATGTTTATAAAACACTTCTTGAGGTACCTATCGGTACAATGATTACATATAAAGAATTAGCTATAAATTCGGGACATTCAGGTGCATATCGTGCTGTTGGCAGTGCTATGGCAAGAAATAGATGGCCAATTTTAATCCCTTGTCACCGAGTGAAAGCTGTAAACTCTATAGGTGGATATTCATCAGGAGTAGAGCTTAAGAAAAAATTGATAGAGACAGAAGAAAAGTTTGTACAAAAGCTTTATTGA
- the lepB gene encoding signal peptidase I: protein MDDQQIKKNKFKDTIDSIIVAFVIAMIIRAFFLQAYKIPSGSMLNTLLIGDHILVNKASYLFTEPKRGDVIVFEYPIEPEKDFIKRVIGLPGDKIKMENKKIYINSEPLNERYVRYETDFIFKGDNPRDNFDEFTVPKGKYFVMGDNRDSSFDSRYWGFVSKDMIKGKALIIYWSWQFSPKFELRLSRVLKFIH, encoded by the coding sequence ATGGATGACCAACAGATTAAAAAGAATAAGTTTAAAGATACGATAGACTCAATTATCGTTGCATTTGTTATAGCAATGATAATTAGAGCATTTTTTTTGCAGGCTTATAAAATACCATCAGGGTCTATGTTAAATACCCTTCTTATAGGGGATCATATTCTTGTAAATAAGGCTTCATATCTTTTTACTGAACCAAAAAGGGGAGATGTTATTGTCTTTGAATATCCTATTGAACCTGAAAAAGACTTTATTAAAAGAGTGATTGGCCTACCCGGCGATAAGATTAAAATGGAAAATAAGAAGATTTATATTAATTCAGAGCCTTTGAACGAAAGGTATGTCAGATATGAGACCGATTTTATATTTAAAGGGGATAACCCCCGAGATAACTTTGATGAATTTACGGTCCCTAAGGGGAAATACTTTGTTATGGGTGACAATAGGGATTCAAGCTTTGACAGTAGGTATTGGGGGTTTGTTTCAAAAGATATGATTAAAGGGAAAGCTCTTATAATTTACTGGTCATGGCAATTTAGTCCTAAATTTGAGCTTAGACTAAGCAGGGTATTAAAGTTTATTCATTGA
- the pyrH gene encoding UMP kinase — MVDTKYKRILLKLSGEALMGKQQFGIDGETVKYIAEEIKKVHELGVNIGVVVGGGNIFRGVSESAKGMDRVSADYMGMLATVINSLALQNALENIGVPTRVQTAIEMREIAEPFIRRRAMRHFEKNRVVIFGAGTGNPYFTTDTAATLRASEINAEVVLKATKVDGIYDADPVKDKDAKKFDEITYLDVLNKGLKVMDSTAISMCMDNKIPIIVFDLYGKDNILNIVLGKQIGTLVEEEHA; from the coding sequence ATAGTGGATACTAAGTATAAGAGAATATTACTCAAACTAAGTGGCGAAGCTTTAATGGGGAAGCAACAGTTTGGTATTGACGGTGAAACAGTCAAGTATATTGCCGAAGAGATAAAAAAGGTACACGAATTGGGTGTGAATATCGGTGTAGTGGTTGGCGGTGGCAATATCTTCAGAGGTGTTTCTGAGTCTGCCAAAGGGATGGATAGAGTAAGTGCAGATTATATGGGGATGTTGGCTACGGTAATAAACTCTCTTGCCTTGCAAAATGCTCTTGAAAATATTGGAGTGCCTACCCGAGTTCAGACTGCAATAGAAATGAGGGAGATAGCAGAACCCTTTATCAGAAGGCGTGCAATGAGGCACTTTGAGAAGAATAGGGTCGTTATCTTTGGTGCAGGGACAGGCAATCCTTATTTTACGACCGACACGGCAGCAACGCTCAGAGCATCCGAGATTAATGCCGAAGTTGTTTTAAAAGCTACTAAGGTAGACGGCATCTATGATGCTGATCCAGTAAAAGATAAAGATGCCAAGAAATTTGATGAGATTACATATCTGGATGTCTTAAATAAGGGGCTAAAAGTTATGGACTCTACTGCAATCAGTATGTGTATGGACAATAAAATTCCAATAATTGTTTTTGACTTGTATGGGAAGGATAATATTTTAAATATAGTTTTAGGTAAACAAATTGGTACATTAGTGGAGGAAGAACATGCTTAA
- the frr gene encoding ribosome recycling factor — protein sequence MLNTVIEEAKEKMSKSLEHYKNELKGIRTGRASVAMFEGIKVDYYGTPTPINQVGTLSAPEPRLITIQPWEPSLIPAIEKAIMSSNLGFNPSNDGVMIRVPIPQLTEERRKEIVKLIKKMAEDAKVVIRNIRRDANENIKQLEKDKEISEDDAKKGTAKVQELTDDFIKKVDEVTALKEKDVMEI from the coding sequence ATGCTTAATACTGTTATCGAAGAAGCAAAAGAAAAAATGTCAAAATCTTTGGAACATTACAAAAATGAGCTGAAAGGGATTAGAACTGGCAGGGCATCTGTTGCAATGTTTGAAGGGATAAAAGTAGACTATTATGGTACGCCGACCCCAATTAATCAGGTGGGGACACTTAGTGCACCAGAGCCAAGACTTATAACTATTCAACCATGGGAGCCATCCCTTATCCCTGCTATTGAAAAGGCTATTATGTCCAGTAATCTTGGGTTTAACCCTTCAAATGATGGAGTAATGATTAGAGTACCTATTCCTCAGCTTACAGAGGAAAGGAGAAAAGAGATTGTTAAGCTTATTAAAAAGATGGCTGAAGATGCAAAAGTTGTCATAAGAAATATTAGAAGGGATGCAAACGAAAATATAAAGCAGTTGGAAAAAGATAAAGAGATTTCTGAAGATGATGCAAAGAAAGGGACTGCAAAAGTTCAAGAGCTTACAGATGACTTTATCAAAAAGGTTGATGAAGTCACCGCATTGAAAGAAAAGGATGTAATGGAAATATAA
- a CDS encoding phosphatidate cytidylyltransferase, with protein MTNQSQRIITAIVLIPSLIFFIIYSSDLVFFIGLLALILVAAYEFSKLIDKAGYKNLKLPTILGSVLIPFSFYIERVDVFLFSVFIISFLSLVVKLFGSKPLDDTYRTVGFTFLNVFYVPFYFSFVQLLKNINYHYIFYLLVIIWASDTFAYFFGIKFGKHRLYEIISPKKSIEGLIAGLVGALLVGLAYSIIFLKLSIVHTLISSFLVAGAGVVGDLVESMFKRKASVKDSGNLFPGHGGMLDRIDSLLFGAPVLYFYVEMFIL; from the coding sequence ATGACAAATCAATCGCAGCGAATTATTACGGCAATAGTGTTAATACCATCACTTATATTTTTTATTATATATTCTTCAGATTTGGTATTTTTTATAGGGTTACTTGCTTTGATACTTGTAGCGGCATATGAGTTTTCAAAGCTTATTGACAAAGCGGGTTACAAAAATCTCAAACTTCCCACAATTTTAGGTTCGGTTTTAATCCCTTTTAGCTTTTATATCGAAAGGGTAGATGTTTTTCTGTTTTCCGTATTTATAATTTCCTTTTTATCACTGGTTGTAAAACTTTTCGGTAGCAAACCGCTTGACGATACTTACAGGACGGTTGGTTTTACATTTTTAAACGTTTTTTACGTCCCTTTTTACTTTTCTTTCGTTCAATTGCTGAAAAATATAAATTATCACTATATATTTTACCTGCTTGTAATTATTTGGGCAAGCGACACTTTTGCGTATTTTTTTGGGATTAAGTTTGGAAAGCATAGGCTTTATGAAATCATAAGCCCCAAGAAAAGCATAGAAGGGCTTATAGCAGGTCTTGTTGGAGCATTGTTGGTAGGGCTTGCTTATTCCATAATATTTTTAAAATTAAGTATTGTTCATACATTAATATCATCGTTTTTAGTGGCAGGCGCAGGTGTAGTAGGCGACCTTGTAGAGTCAATGTTTAAGAGGAAGGCAAGTGTAAAGGATAGTGGTAATTTATTTCCTGGTCATGGCGGGATGCTTGACAGGATAGATTCACTTTTGTTTGGTGCACCTGTTTTATATTTTTATGTTGAGATGTTTATCTTATGA
- a CDS encoding thiazole synthase produces the protein MFKNELIIDGRKFKSRLMIGTGKFQSNEVMKQAIEASGAEIVTVALRRVDIENPEDDLLRHIDMEKYLLLPNTSGARDATEAVRLARLARAAGCEPWVKLEVTPDPYYLLPDPIETFKAAEILVKEGFKVLPYINADPILCKRLEEIGTVTVMPLGAPIGTNKGLKTVENLKIIIEQSNIPVVVDAGIGAPSHAAYAIELGADAVLVNTAIATAGDPVKMATSFKLAVEAACVARDAGMPTEKQYADASSPLTGFLRD, from the coding sequence ATGTTTAAAAATGAATTAATTATAGACGGTAGAAAATTTAAAAGCAGACTTATGATTGGTACAGGGAAATTTCAGTCCAATGAAGTTATGAAACAGGCTATTGAGGCAAGTGGTGCGGAGATAGTTACTGTTGCTTTAAGGCGTGTTGATATTGAAAATCCTGAAGATGACTTATTACGACATATAGATATGGAAAAATATTTACTCTTGCCAAATACTTCAGGAGCAAGAGATGCTACAGAAGCGGTGAGACTTGCAAGGCTTGCAAGGGCTGCAGGGTGTGAGCCCTGGGTAAAGCTTGAGGTTACTCCCGATCCGTATTATCTTCTTCCTGACCCCATAGAAACCTTTAAAGCTGCAGAAATACTTGTAAAAGAAGGGTTTAAGGTTTTGCCTTATATTAATGCCGATCCTATTTTGTGCAAAAGGCTTGAAGAGATTGGGACGGTTACCGTAATGCCTTTGGGAGCTCCCATAGGGACAAACAAAGGGCTTAAAACCGTAGAGAATCTTAAAATTATAATTGAGCAGTCAAATATTCCGGTGGTAGTAGATGCGGGTATTGGTGCTCCAAGCCATGCTGCTTATGCAATAGAGCTTGGTGCCGATGCAGTACTTGTTAATACTGCAATTGCTACAGCTGGTGACCCTGTAAAAATGGCTACTTCATTCAAGCTTGCCGTTGAAGCAGCGTGTGTTGCTCGAGATGCGGGTATGCCTACGGAAAAACAATATGCGGATGCTTCGAGCCCTCTAACGGGATTTTTGAGGGACTGA
- the rseP gene encoding RIP metalloprotease RseP produces MGIIAAVVVFGILVFVHELGHFLFAKYFKVYVEKFSIGFGPSIVSKKYGETEYLISAVPLGGYVKMYGEDPSADIPEEMKKKAFSHKPLYQRSLIVFAGPLFNLILAVFLFAIINMFGMPMLLPVIDKVQEGMPAFEAGIKSGDKIVSIDGIDIKYWDEMSGIIKKNPGKTLEIKILRGSEQLTLHIVPKLSKSKNIFGEEVRVGLIGVTPKDEFVTVRYNLLDAISKGFEKTYEVTKLTIVGIVKIFQKVVPADNIGGPIMIFQMAKETAQIGINSLIAFMAVISINLAILNLLPVPVLDGGHLFFYMVEAVIRRPVSMKVREYANMVGLALLLALMAFAFYNDIVRILHN; encoded by the coding sequence ATGGGGATAATTGCAGCTGTTGTAGTTTTTGGTATATTGGTTTTTGTTCATGAATTGGGGCATTTTCTCTTTGCCAAATATTTTAAAGTTTATGTGGAAAAGTTTTCAATCGGCTTTGGTCCAAGTATTGTTTCAAAAAAATACGGGGAGACTGAATACTTGATTTCAGCTGTCCCTCTTGGTGGATATGTAAAAATGTATGGGGAAGATCCGAGTGCAGATATCCCCGAAGAGATGAAGAAAAAAGCATTTTCACACAAGCCCCTTTATCAAAGGTCATTAATAGTGTTTGCCGGGCCACTGTTTAATCTTATTTTGGCAGTATTTCTTTTTGCTATTATAAATATGTTTGGTATGCCGATGCTTTTACCTGTAATCGATAAGGTACAGGAGGGGATGCCGGCCTTTGAGGCGGGTATAAAAAGTGGGGATAAAATTGTCAGCATTGACGGTATAGATATAAAATATTGGGATGAGATGAGTGGCATAATCAAAAAAAATCCCGGGAAGACCCTTGAAATTAAGATTTTAAGGGGAAGTGAGCAGCTTACACTTCATATTGTCCCAAAGCTTTCAAAATCAAAAAATATTTTTGGAGAAGAAGTGCGTGTTGGGCTGATAGGTGTAACGCCGAAGGATGAGTTCGTGACTGTAAGATATAATCTTTTGGATGCGATAAGCAAAGGGTTTGAGAAAACATATGAAGTGACCAAACTTACAATTGTTGGTATCGTCAAGATTTTTCAAAAGGTAGTTCCGGCAGATAATATTGGCGGACCAATAATGATCTTTCAAATGGCAAAAGAGACTGCACAAATAGGGATAAACAGCCTTATAGCTTTTATGGCGGTCATAAGCATAAATCTTGCGATTTTGAATCTTTTGCCGGTGCCGGTATTGGATGGTGGACATCTTTTTTTCTATATGGTAGAGGCGGTAATAAGAAGGCCTGTCAGCATGAAGGTAAGAGAATACGCAAATATGGTAGGGCTTGCTTTACTGCTTGCATTAATGGCATTTGCGTTTTATAACGATATTGTTAGAATTTTACACAATTAG
- the thiH gene encoding 2-iminoacetate synthase ThiH, producing MSFYDEISKYNWSEVKDFIYSRKEPDVLNAINKNALSLEDFAALLSPAAEKFLEPMAKESHRITLQRFGKTIKIYIPMYVSNECVNSCVYCGFNVHNKFKRKTLTLDEVKLELDVIKKTGIKHILICSGEHPKKVSVDYLNEVVKLARKDFSSIIIEVQPLDENEYRILYNSGADSLALYQETYNKDTYKEVHLGGKKTDYRYRLEAPERAAAAGLRTIGIGALMGLDDFRVEEFFVGLHARYLMRKFWKTHITVSFPRIRDAEGHFKPTYLINDKNLVQSMLSLRLFLHDVGLVISTREPAELRDKLIYLGVTQMSAGSKTNPGGYAAGEEEGKQFEVEDTRSAEEFIESVRKKGFDPVLKDWDSSFINAV from the coding sequence ATGAGTTTTTACGATGAAATAAGTAAATATAACTGGTCAGAGGTTAAGGATTTTATATATTCTAGAAAGGAACCTGATGTTTTAAATGCTATAAATAAAAATGCGCTATCTTTGGAAGATTTTGCGGCACTTTTATCACCGGCTGCGGAAAAATTTCTTGAGCCAATGGCAAAAGAATCTCATAGGATTACCTTGCAACGATTTGGCAAGACGATCAAAATATATATCCCTATGTATGTTTCAAATGAGTGTGTAAATTCTTGCGTATATTGCGGATTTAATGTTCATAACAAGTTTAAGAGGAAGACCCTTACTCTTGATGAAGTCAAGTTAGAGCTTGATGTTATAAAAAAAACAGGGATTAAACATATATTAATATGCTCAGGGGAACACCCTAAGAAGGTATCCGTTGATTACTTAAATGAAGTTGTAAAACTTGCCAGAAAAGATTTTTCTTCAATCATTATAGAAGTTCAGCCGTTAGACGAAAATGAGTATCGTATTTTGTATAATTCCGGGGCCGACAGCCTCGCTCTTTATCAGGAAACCTATAATAAGGATACCTATAAAGAAGTACATCTTGGTGGTAAGAAAACTGATTATAGATATAGGCTTGAGGCACCTGAGAGGGCAGCGGCTGCAGGGCTCAGGACAATAGGAATAGGTGCTTTGATGGGGCTTGACGACTTTAGGGTAGAAGAATTTTTTGTCGGACTCCATGCAAGATATCTTATGAGAAAATTTTGGAAGACACATATAACCGTATCCTTTCCAAGGATACGGGATGCAGAGGGGCATTTCAAACCTACATATTTAATAAATGACAAAAATCTTGTTCAGTCTATGCTCTCACTTAGACTTTTTTTGCATGATGTGGGGCTTGTTATATCTACAAGAGAGCCAGCAGAACTAAGAGATAAGCTAATCTATCTCGGAGTTACTCAGATGAGTGCCGGATCAAAGACAAATCCCGGAGGATATGCTGCCGGTGAAGAAGAAGGGAAACAGTTTGAAGTTGAAGATACAAGAAGCGCAGAGGAATTTATAGAATCTGTTAGAAAAAAAGGGTTTGACCCGGTGCTAAAGGACTGGGATTCATCATTTATAAATGCAGTATAA
- a CDS encoding isoprenyl transferase, with protein sequence MRKKLPKHIGIIMDGNGRWAKRRGLPRVFGHKEGVKAVKRIVSYAAERGIKYLSLFAFSTENWNRPKDEVSALMKLLNEYLQKEINELIEKGVSLRVSGRVDMLPDETRQKLLDAIELSKNNNKLVLNLCLSYGGRSEIIDAAKNAAMDVASGKLTLEDFESKFDNYLYNPDIPDIDLLIRTSGEQRISNFMLYRIAYSELYFTQTLWPGFYEDELDLAIDEYQTRQRRFGKTDEQVKGN encoded by the coding sequence ATGAGAAAAAAGTTGCCGAAGCACATCGGCATCATTATGGATGGAAATGGCAGGTGGGCTAAAAGGCGCGGCCTGCCAAGAGTTTTTGGTCACAAGGAAGGTGTTAAAGCGGTAAAAAGGATAGTCTCTTATGCAGCTGAAAGGGGTATAAAATATTTAAGCCTTTTTGCATTTTCCACTGAGAATTGGAACAGGCCCAAAGATGAAGTGTCCGCATTAATGAAATTATTAAACGAATACCTCCAGAAAGAGATTAATGAGCTAATTGAAAAGGGGGTAAGCCTTAGGGTTTCGGGCCGTGTAGATATGTTGCCTGACGAAACAAGACAGAAACTTCTTGATGCCATAGAGTTATCTAAAAATAATAACAAGTTAGTTTTAAATTTATGTTTAAGCTACGGTGGAAGGAGTGAGATTATAGATGCAGCAAAAAATGCTGCTATGGATGTGGCAAGTGGTAAGCTGACTTTGGAAGATTTTGAGTCAAAATTTGATAACTATCTCTATAATCCTGATATCCCCGATATCGACCTACTCATTCGCACAAGCGGAGAGCAAAGGATTAGTAATTTTATGCTTTACAGAATAGCTTACAGCGAGCTTTATTTTACACAGACTCTTTGGCCGGGGTTTTATGAGGATGAACTTGACCTGGCAATAGATGAGTATCAGACGAGACAAAGAAGATTTGGAAAAACTGATGAGCAGGTAAAGGGTAACTGA
- the dxr gene encoding 1-deoxy-D-xylulose-5-phosphate reductoisomerase: protein MIKKVGIVGSTGSIGRQAVDVILRNKGAFEVVFLSCNSNIQELQKQIALLKPKFAIVLDGNKGIKKIDNTKILHTISDLLSLISTQEIDLLLSAAVGFSGIRPTYEAIKSGIDVALANKESIVSGGKILTYLAKNTGSKIIPVDSEHSAIYQCLMGNDKDKVASITLTASGGPFIKRPDDSLSFVSVEETLKHPNWSMGAKITVDSATMMNKGLELIEAKYLFDVPAEILNVVIHPQSIIHSVVSYIDGSTIAQLGYPDMRTPISFALGFPERVNSGVNTIDLAKISNLTFYEPDFNKYKCLKIAVDVLKSGSNVLMIAMNAANEIAVELFLKRKIKFTDIADIVEKTVYSFAEKEVSDIEEIFEMDILARQTSIKICKTEYGV, encoded by the coding sequence ATGATAAAAAAAGTAGGAATAGTTGGCTCCACAGGCTCTATCGGGAGGCAAGCTGTTGATGTTATTTTAAGAAACAAAGGTGCTTTTGAAGTTGTTTTTTTGTCTTGTAATTCTAATATTCAGGAGTTGCAAAAGCAGATAGCCTTATTAAAACCTAAGTTTGCTATAGTCCTTGATGGGAATAAAGGGATAAAGAAGATTGATAATACAAAAATCTTGCATACTATAAGTGATTTGCTTTCTTTAATTTCTACTCAAGAAATTGACCTTTTACTTTCCGCAGCTGTTGGTTTTTCAGGGATTAGACCGACCTATGAGGCTATTAAATCAGGGATCGATGTTGCGCTTGCAAATAAAGAGTCCATAGTTTCTGGGGGTAAGATACTGACTTACCTTGCTAAAAATACAGGGAGTAAGATTATCCCTGTAGACAGTGAACATTCGGCAATTTACCAGTGCTTAATGGGGAATGATAAGGATAAGGTGGCATCTATAACCCTTACGGCAAGTGGTGGCCCTTTTATAAAAAGGCCTGATGATTCCCTTTCATTTGTTAGTGTGGAGGAAACGTTAAAGCACCCGAATTGGAGTATGGGGGCAAAGATAACTGTTGATTCTGCAACAATGATGAACAAAGGGCTGGAGCTAATCGAAGCAAAATATCTGTTTGATGTGCCTGCAGAGATACTCAATGTAGTTATTCATCCGCAAAGCATAATTCATTCAGTGGTTTCATATATTGATGGTAGCACTATAGCCCAACTTGGCTACCCGGATATGCGGACGCCTATATCGTTTGCATTGGGTTTCCCGGAAAGGGTTAACTCAGGAGTAAACACAATAGATTTGGCTAAAATTTCTAACTTAACCTTTTATGAGCCTGATTTTAATAAGTACAAATGCCTTAAAATAGCTGTAGACGTTCTAAAAAGTGGGTCGAATGTTTTGATGATTGCCATGAATGCGGCAAATGAGATAGCGGTAGAACTTTTCTTAAAAAGAAAAATCAAATTTACAGATATTGCTGATATCGTAGAAAAAACGGTTTACAGCTTTGCCGAAAAAGAGGTTTCGGATATTGAAGAAATATTTGAAATGGATATATTGGCAAGACAGACATCTATAAAAATATGTAAAACCGAGTATGGAGTTTAG
- a CDS encoding class I SAM-dependent RNA methyltransferase, with product MQYKNITIHDNAYGGYGVGTLDSGKKVFIPFAVKGDIVDIEITEDKKSFSYGIIKSLIKPSELRDNKPYCPFLNECGGCLFGNIKYEEQVRIKENILKYNFNEIENFHIDNVFYANPLRYRIKCSIKFKDGRFGFYKFNTRELISISDCPVISENIIEKVKDIAKGSVGFTELNFIENNEGKVVCDIDNIGYTNYTTKFGDLFVSPKVFSQSNRYLNTQLQETATSLLPEKGNILELYCGNGFFTITLSKTAKSILAVDFDREVIKLAKKSNIDNCKFIAYDLTRPFSPNFQFDSLFVDPSRQGLSKSVIRLIKNKLPKEIVYVSCNPTTMKRDIKNISEFYKIDKFYMFDMFPNTYHIESVAKLVLK from the coding sequence ATGCAGTATAAAAATATTACAATTCACGACAATGCTTACGGCGGGTATGGGGTTGGCACCCTTGACTCTGGCAAAAAGGTTTTTATCCCTTTTGCAGTAAAAGGGGATATTGTCGACATCGAGATTACCGAGGATAAAAAAAGTTTTTCATACGGAATAATTAAGAGTCTTATCAAACCTTCAGAATTGAGAGACAATAAACCTTACTGCCCTTTCTTGAATGAATGTGGAGGCTGTCTTTTTGGCAACATTAAATATGAAGAACAGGTTAGGATAAAAGAAAATATATTAAAGTACAACTTTAACGAAATAGAAAATTTTCATATAGATAACGTTTTCTATGCCAACCCGTTAAGATATCGTATCAAATGTAGCATTAAATTTAAAGATGGCAGGTTTGGTTTTTACAAATTTAATACAAGAGAGCTTATAAGTATATCTGATTGCCCTGTAATATCTGAAAATATAATTGAAAAAGTAAAAGATATCGCAAAAGGTAGTGTTGGGTTTACGGAATTGAATTTTATTGAAAATAATGAAGGGAAAGTTGTTTGTGATATTGACAATATAGGATATACAAACTATACAACAAAATTTGGTGACTTGTTTGTTTCCCCTAAGGTTTTTTCCCAAAGTAACAGGTATTTAAATACTCAGTTACAGGAAACAGCGACAAGCTTATTACCGGAAAAAGGAAATATTCTTGAGCTTTATTGTGGGAATGGGTTTTTCACGATAACCCTTTCAAAAACGGCTAAATCGATACTTGCAGTAGATTTTGACAGAGAGGTTATTAAACTAGCGAAGAAAAGCAATATTGATAATTGTAAGTTTATTGCTTACGATTTAACAAGACCCTTTTCTCCTAATTTTCAGTTTGATTCGCTTTTTGTTGACCCTTCAAGGCAGGGGCTGTCAAAATCGGTTATAAGGCTTATAAAAAATAAACTGCCTAAAGAGATTGTATATGTTTCTTGCAATCCGACAACCATGAAAAGGGATATTAAAAATATTTCGGAATTTTATAAAATTGATAAATTTTATATGTTTGATATGTTTCCAAATACATATCATATAGAGTCCGTAGCAAAATTAGTATTGAAATGA